A window of Chloracidobacterium sp. N contains these coding sequences:
- a CDS encoding phosphatidate cytidylyltransferase, with protein sequence MSNLAWRVITALIALPLLFWSIWLPTPFLFVGFVILATLFGLVEYFHLAEKLGFIPFVSIGICGLLGVHGLFYARAIEFLPALLGLLLGATMVQGVLTERDFKKSLPSHAATLHGVVYVGVLCGFLIGLKRLEPPELGSRFLTFFFVVIMAGDVAAYFVGRAFGRHKLAPLVSPGKTIEGAVGNVGGSLAAAVAVHYGLFPALPLAHALVLAVVMNIIGQLGDLYESLLKRGAGTKDAAAVLPGHGGLLDRLDSLLFNAPVLYYYAQYGLPPT encoded by the coding sequence ATGTCCAACCTTGCCTGGCGCGTCATCACGGCGCTCATCGCACTGCCGCTGTTGTTCTGGAGTATCTGGCTCCCGACGCCCTTTCTCTTTGTCGGATTCGTCATTCTCGCCACGCTGTTCGGGCTGGTCGAGTACTTTCACCTCGCCGAAAAACTGGGCTTCATTCCCTTTGTAAGCATTGGCATCTGCGGACTGCTCGGCGTCCATGGACTGTTCTACGCGCGCGCCATTGAATTTTTGCCGGCGCTGCTGGGCCTGCTGCTCGGCGCCACGATGGTGCAGGGCGTGCTCACCGAACGCGATTTCAAAAAGTCACTTCCTTCCCATGCGGCCACGCTGCACGGCGTCGTCTATGTAGGGGTGCTGTGTGGTTTTCTCATCGGCCTCAAGCGGCTTGAACCGCCCGAACTGGGCAGCCGGTTTCTCACCTTTTTCTTTGTAGTCATCATGGCCGGGGACGTTGCGGCGTATTTCGTCGGACGCGCCTTCGGGCGGCATAAGCTGGCGCCGCTGGTCAGTCCCGGAAAAACGATTGAAGGGGCGGTGGGCAATGTCGGTGGCAGCCTGGCGGCGGCCGTGGCGGTTCATTACGGGTTGTTTCCGGCACTCCCCCTCGCCCACGCCTTGGTTCTGGCCGTCGTAATGAACATTATCGGACAACTCGGCGACCTGTACGAATCGCTTCTCAAACGCGGCGCTGGCACCAAGGATGCCGCTGCCGTGCTGCCCGGCCACGGCGGGCTGCTCGACCGACTCGACAGTTTGCTCTTCAATGCGCCGGTGCTTTATTACTATGCACAGTACGGCCTGCCCCCGACCTGA
- a CDS encoding tetratricopeptide repeat protein: MKPSTLAVAVTCLVIGFFIGFAYTNSRNREFIREQAEKARAEAFAASNRTAGGAAPDDDLHRNPNVETALAEAASKRDDFDAQTRLGIFLAENGRIPEARECFEAAVKLRPDDWQALAILGRLLAAESKYPEAIARFEAAYKLQPNNGQIVVGLANALFDAKRYEDAQKWYEKALTLTPRDVNVITDLGLTYYFRRPQQLDKAMAYFQQSLSIDPNHTLTLQNYAIALLDANRPAEARPIVEKLERLAPQNEMLPAIRQRLAQANTTGNIPPH, translated from the coding sequence ATGAAACCATCCACTCTGGCGGTTGCCGTGACGTGCCTCGTCATCGGCTTTTTCATCGGATTTGCCTACACCAACAGCCGCAACCGGGAGTTCATCCGCGAGCAGGCTGAGAAAGCCCGCGCCGAAGCCTTTGCCGCCAGCAACCGGACGGCCGGCGGCGCAGCACCCGATGATGACCTGCACCGCAACCCGAACGTGGAGACGGCGCTGGCTGAAGCCGCCAGCAAACGGGATGACTTCGACGCCCAAACCCGGCTGGGCATCTTTCTGGCCGAAAACGGCCGCATTCCCGAAGCGCGGGAATGCTTCGAGGCCGCCGTCAAACTCCGCCCGGACGACTGGCAGGCGCTGGCCATTCTGGGACGGTTGCTCGCCGCCGAATCGAAATACCCGGAAGCCATCGCCCGGTTCGAGGCGGCCTACAAGCTGCAACCCAACAATGGGCAGATTGTGGTTGGGCTGGCCAACGCGCTCTTTGACGCCAAACGCTACGAAGACGCCCAGAAGTGGTACGAAAAGGCGCTCACCCTGACGCCCAGGGATGTCAACGTCATCACCGACCTGGGACTGACGTACTACTTCCGCCGGCCACAGCAGTTGGACAAGGCCATGGCGTACTTCCAGCAGTCGCTCAGCATTGACCCAAACCACACCCTGACGCTTCAGAACTACGCCATTGCCCTGCTGGATGCCAATCGTCCCGCAGAAGCCAGGCCCATCGTGGAAAAGCTGGAACGACTCGCACCCCAGAACGAAATGCTGCCGGCCATCCGGCAGCGGCTGGCCCAGGCGAACACGACCGGCAACATTCCGCCCCACTGA